Within Caproicibacterium argilliputei, the genomic segment GCTGTCCGCGCCAGTGTAGGCGCCTTTTTTTGCACCCATTAGCTGGCTGAGAAGCAGCTGCGGATTGTCGGCATAATCTGCGCAGTTAAAGTCGACAAAGGGGCCGTCTGCAGCCAGACAGCCTTTCTCGTGCGCATATTGATAAATCAACTCGGCAAACATGGATTTGCCAACGCCGGTTTCCCCGAAAAAGAGCATATGCATACCGTGCGGCGGATACAGAACGGCGGCTTTGGCTTCCTCCACACAATGAAACAGGCTGTGGTTGCTCTGTACAAAAGCATCCAAAAGCAGCTCGCCGCTTTGGCACACGGTTGCTTCTGCAATTTTATAATAGATGGGTTTGGAACCGTACTTTTCTGCCAGACCGGCTTTGCACAGGGCGTTCAGGTCACTGCTGACGTTTGCGCGGGAAAGCCCTAAGTCCTCTGCCAACTCACCTGCCGAAATGCCGCGCTGCCCGGTCAGCTCAGCAAGCCGTTGTTTCACGGTGTCTATTCGTTTCAAAGCGCAGTCCTCCCCCATTGAAATGATATACACTTTGTATTATAGACGTTGTGCATTAAAAAGTCAACGAACAAAGACTTTTTATAGGCAATGTGTTTTAAATACACAGGCAATGTGTTTGAAAAAGGACTTTTTTCAAAACACATGGGCGCCTGCTGTTTTTCTGCAGAAGCAGCGGGCGCTTTGCTGAAAAATTTAAAAAAAATGTGTTTTGGCACGCTTCTTGCTGGGTAAAGTGCAGCAAGAAATTTATAAGATGCAGGTGGGTAAAATGGAAATCGAAACAATGACCATGCAGCTGATTGTCAACAGCGGCGATGCGAGAAGCAGAGCAATGGAGGCGATTGCCCTTGCCAAAAAAGGAGAAATCGGCGCTGCCAGAGAAAAGCTGGAGGAAAGTAGAAAGTTCCTTACGCAGGCGCACCAATTTCAGACAGACCTGATTCAGGAGGAGGCGGATGGAAACATCAAAAGCGTTTCGCTGCTTACAGCACATTCACAGGATCATTTGATGAACGCCATTACGGTTTCAGATATGGCGGGGGAGTTTGTAGACCTTTACGAAATGATTTTTCATAAAAAAGGAGCGGATTGAGTTATGACAAAAATTACACTGGTTTGCAACGCGGGTATGTCCACCAGCCTTTTGGTGAGCAAAATGAATCTGGCAGCGGTAAAGTCCGGCGCGAATGTGAAAATCCGTGCCATCGCGGAAAATGAATTTGACAAGTACGCAGATGACACGGACATTCTGCTGCTGGGCCCGCAGGTGGGCTACACGCTCAAAAAAATGCAGGCAAAGTACGGCGCAAAGGGCATTAAGATGGCGGTTATCAGCAGTATGGACTATGGCATGATGAATGGAGAAAAGGTGCTGCAAGCCGCGCTGAAGATGTAGGGAGCGCGGCCGGAAAGGGTGAATGAATTATGAAAATGAATGAACAGACACAGGAAAAGATTCAAAACATAGCGGCTGCATTTGCAGGGAACAAGTACATTCAGGCAATTTCCAGAGCGATGATGTTCATCATCACACCCATCATCATCGGTTCCATTTTTACACTGCTCGCGAACCTGCCCATTCAGGCGTACACGGACTTTTTGAGTCAACACGGCATTACACCGATTTTAAATCTGCCGGCGACGTTTACAACCAACATTATGGCAGTGCTTGCCGTTTTTTTCATCGCCTACTTTTTGGCGAAGCAGTTTGACAAAGACGGCACCATGGCGGGTATGCTTGCCTTAATCAGCTTTTTCATCATTACACCGCTTGGCGAACAGACCACAAAGGACGGCACGGTGAATTATATTCCGTTTGACTGGCTTGGCGCGAAGGGACTGTTTGCCGCCATGCTGGTCGGGCTTTTGACTGCACGGCTGTACGTCTGGTTTATGGACAAAGGCTTTACGATTAAAATGCCAGACAGTGTGCCGCCGGCTGTATCGACTTCTTTTGCCGGTCTGGTTCCCGGTTTTGCGGTTTCTATTATCGCGCTGCTGGTGGCGGCTGTTTTCAAAGCCACACCTTACGGCAGCCTGGATCAGCTGATTTACACCTGCATCCAAATTCCGCTGCAGGGGCTGTCCGGTACGTTCGGCGCATTTATCTTAGTGAATCTAATTATCGGCATTTTGTGGTTTTTCGGCATTCACGGAACCAATATCGTGCTGCTGGGTGTCATGTATCCGCTGTATTTGGCGCTGGATATGCAAAACCTGAATGCCTACCAGGCAGGGCAGGCGTTGCCGAATATCCTTGGGTACCAGTTCTTTGTCTGCTATGTCATTTTCTCAGGAACCGGCGCGACCATTGGCCTTGTGCTGCTGATGGCGTTTAAGGCGAAGAGCAAGCAGTACCGGACGCTGGGGCGGCTTGCCCTGCCTACCAGCATTTTTAATATCAACGAACCAGTTACTTTTGGAACGCCGATTGTCTTAAACCCGTATATGTTGATTCCATATCTGCTGGCGCCGATTATGACCGGCTCCATTGCTTATGCGGCAACCGCTATCGGGCTGGTACCGCGGCTCAATGGGGTGCAGATTCCGTGGTCCACGCCGATTATTGCCTCCGGCATCATTGAGGGCAGCTGGCGCATCGCGGTACTGCAGGTCGTTTTGGTTGCAGTTTCTCTGGCGGTCTATTACATTCCCTTTAAGTTTATTGATAAAAAAGCCTATGAACAGGAGCACGCAGATGAAAACGTGCAGAATGCCCAGGAAGCAGAGGCCTGAAACCGCTTTTTAGCAGAAAGGAAAAACAAAGATGCAGGGAGTTAAAATTGTTACAATTGGCGGCGGCAGCAGTTACACGCCGGAACTGATTGAGGGATTTATCAAGCGCAAAGATACGCTGCCGGTTCGGGAAATCTGGCTGGTGGATATTCCGGAAGGCAAGGAAAAACTCGAAATTGTCGGTGCGCTTGCAAAACGCATGGTCAAAGCGGCAAAGCTGGACTGCCAAGTGCACCTGACGCTTGACCGCCGGGAGGCGCTTGCCGGGGCGGACTTTGTCACCACGCAGTTCCGCGTGGGGCTGCTGGACGCACGCATTCGCGATGAGCGCATTCCCCTGAGCCACGGGTTGATAGGGCAGGAAACCAATGGCGCAGGCGGTCTGTTTAAGGCGTTCCGCACCATTCCGGTGATTTTGGACATCATCAAGGATATGCGCGCGCTTTGCCCGGATGCATGGTTGGTCAACTTCACGAACCCATCCGGTATGGTTACGGAAGCAGCCATACGGTATGGTCAGTGGGAAAAAACCGTGGGGCTGTGCAATGTACCGGTCATTTCCCAGAAGAAGTGCTATGAGATACTGGGACTAAATGAGGAAAAGCAGGAGTTGTTCTTTCAGTTTGCCGGTTTGGATCACTTCCACTGGCACCGCGTTTGGAACAAAGCGGGCAAAGAAATTACCAGGGACCTGATCAATCAGGTTTACAGTCCGGAAAATGCCGGCAAGTATCAGATTGTAAAGAACATCAAGGAGATTCCCTATAACTTTGAGCAGATTCAAGACCTGGGGCTGCTGCCCTGTTCCTATCACCACTATTACTACCTGACGGCGGATATGCTGGAGGATCAACTGGAAGAATATAAAGACCATAAAACCAGAGGGGAGCAGGTCAAGGCAATCGAAAAAGAGCTGTTTGAACTTTACAAAAATCCACAGATGGACAAAAAGCCGGAGCAATTAACGCAGCGCGGCGGTACCTATTACAGCGAGGCTGCCTGTGAGCTGATTGAATCCATTTATAGTGACAAGCGCAATCTGATGGTAGTAAGCACCCGCAACAACGGTACCATCAGCGACCTGCCTTATGACTGCATTGTGGAAGTTTCCAGCCTCATTACCAGCCACGGGCCGGAGCCGCTGAATTGGGGCAGCTTCGCGCCAAATGTGCGCGGGCCGCTGCAGCTGCAGAAGGCAATGGAGGAATGCACGATTGAAGCAGCGGTCACCGGAGATTACGGCAAGGCGCTGCAGGCATTTACTATGAACCCATTGATTACAAGCGGCAGAATTGCAGCACAACTGCTGGACGAGATGCTGCTTGCAAACCGGGAATATTTGCCGCAGTTTCAAAGCAAAATCGCGGAATTGGAGTAATGCGGAATGGAAAACAGTACATTCCCTAAAAACTTCCTCTGGGGCGGCGCAACCGCCGCCAACCAGATTGAGGGTGCATGGAATACGGACGGCAAAGGTGACAGTGTGGATGACCACTACACAGCGGGCAGCGCGCAGGCGCCCCGGCGTGTAACACCGATACTGGAACAGGACGCTGTTTACCCGAACCACCGCGGTATTGATTTTTATCACCGGTATCGGGAAGATATTGCGCTTTTCGCAGAGATGGGTTTTAAAGTTTACCGGATGTCGATTGCGTGGTCGCGTATTTTTCCGCATGGCGACGACGAAACCCCTAACGAAGCCGGGCTGGCGTTTTACGATCGTGTTTTTGAAGAACTGCGGAAATACCATATCGAACCACTGGTGACTATCTCACATTACGAGAGTCCCTATGCTTTGACGGAAAAGTACGGCGGTTGGAAAAACCGTGCACTGATTGATTTGTATGTCCGCTATGCAGAAACCATTTTTCAGCGCTATCAAAAGCAGGTCAAGTATTGGCTGACCTTTAACGAAATCAATATGCTGACCAACCCTTTTGGTGCGTACATCGGCGGTGGAATGCTGCCGCAGCCGGAGCGGGATATGCGGCAGGACTGCTTTCGCGCGCTGCACAATCAAATGGTGGCAAGCGCCAAGGCGGTGCAGGTGGGGCACCGCATCAGCCCGGACTTCCGTATCGGCTGTATGATCTGTTTCATGGCGGTTTATGCGCGCACCTGCAATCCAGCGGATGAACTTCTGACTCAGCAGTTCGACCAAATTCATAATATGCTGGCGGGTGATGTGCAGGTGCGCGGCGCGTACCCCGCGTATGCAAACCGCTTCTTTGAAGAGAACCACATTGATGTCGGCATGACGGCAGAGGACGCGCAAACGCTGCAAAAGGGCCGCGTGGATTATTACACATTCAGCTACTATATGTCGAACTGCATTGGCGCGGATTCCGGCGAAACCGCCTCCGGCAATGTGATGGGCGGTTTAAAGAATCCGTATCTGCAGACTTCTGCGTGGGGATGGCAGATTGACCCGCAGGGTCTGCGCTGGGTTTTAAATCGCGTGTATGACCGCTACCAGATTCCAATTATGGTGGTGGAAAACGGGCTTGGCGCGGAAGACCGCGTGGAACCGGATGGCAGCATTTGCGACGACTACCGGATTGATTACCTGAAACAGCATATCGAGCAAATGCGGGAAGCCGTTAAAGACGGGGTGGATCTGCGCGGCTACACAACGTTGGGACCGATTGACTTGGTCAGCGCGAGCACAGGCGAGATGAAAAAGCGGTACGGCTTTATTTATGTCGACCTGCAGGACAATGGCAGCGGCACACTGGAACGAAGAAAGAAAAAGAGTTTTGACTGGTACAAACAAGTCATTGCTTCTAATGGGGAAGACTTGACGGTGTCACTGTAACAAAAGGAATCTCTGCAGGATTGGACTTTGCAGAGGTTCCTTTGCTGTATTGGTATCGATTCGGCAGAATTTTCCGTGCGCAGCGGGTTTTGGGTTGAAAACCAAGC encodes:
- a CDS encoding PTS sugar transporter subunit IIB, which translates into the protein MTKITLVCNAGMSTSLLVSKMNLAAVKSGANVKIRAIAENEFDKYADDTDILLLGPQVGYTLKKMQAKYGAKGIKMAVISSMDYGMMNGEKVLQAALKM
- a CDS encoding 6-phospho-beta-glucosidase — protein: MQGVKIVTIGGGSSYTPELIEGFIKRKDTLPVREIWLVDIPEGKEKLEIVGALAKRMVKAAKLDCQVHLTLDRREALAGADFVTTQFRVGLLDARIRDERIPLSHGLIGQETNGAGGLFKAFRTIPVILDIIKDMRALCPDAWLVNFTNPSGMVTEAAIRYGQWEKTVGLCNVPVISQKKCYEILGLNEEKQELFFQFAGLDHFHWHRVWNKAGKEITRDLINQVYSPENAGKYQIVKNIKEIPYNFEQIQDLGLLPCSYHHYYYLTADMLEDQLEEYKDHKTRGEQVKAIEKELFELYKNPQMDKKPEQLTQRGGTYYSEAACELIESIYSDKRNLMVVSTRNNGTISDLPYDCIVEVSSLITSHGPEPLNWGSFAPNVRGPLQLQKAMEECTIEAAVTGDYGKALQAFTMNPLITSGRIAAQLLDEMLLANREYLPQFQSKIAELE
- a CDS encoding PTS sugar transporter subunit IIC, whose amino-acid sequence is MKMNEQTQEKIQNIAAAFAGNKYIQAISRAMMFIITPIIIGSIFTLLANLPIQAYTDFLSQHGITPILNLPATFTTNIMAVLAVFFIAYFLAKQFDKDGTMAGMLALISFFIITPLGEQTTKDGTVNYIPFDWLGAKGLFAAMLVGLLTARLYVWFMDKGFTIKMPDSVPPAVSTSFAGLVPGFAVSIIALLVAAVFKATPYGSLDQLIYTCIQIPLQGLSGTFGAFILVNLIIGILWFFGIHGTNIVLLGVMYPLYLALDMQNLNAYQAGQALPNILGYQFFVCYVIFSGTGATIGLVLLMAFKAKSKQYRTLGRLALPTSIFNINEPVTFGTPIVLNPYMLIPYLLAPIMTGSIAYAATAIGLVPRLNGVQIPWSTPIIASGIIEGSWRIAVLQVVLVAVSLAVYYIPFKFIDKKAYEQEHADENVQNAQEAEA
- a CDS encoding glycoside hydrolase family 1 protein, which produces MENSTFPKNFLWGGATAANQIEGAWNTDGKGDSVDDHYTAGSAQAPRRVTPILEQDAVYPNHRGIDFYHRYREDIALFAEMGFKVYRMSIAWSRIFPHGDDETPNEAGLAFYDRVFEELRKYHIEPLVTISHYESPYALTEKYGGWKNRALIDLYVRYAETIFQRYQKQVKYWLTFNEINMLTNPFGAYIGGGMLPQPERDMRQDCFRALHNQMVASAKAVQVGHRISPDFRIGCMICFMAVYARTCNPADELLTQQFDQIHNMLAGDVQVRGAYPAYANRFFEENHIDVGMTAEDAQTLQKGRVDYYTFSYYMSNCIGADSGETASGNVMGGLKNPYLQTSAWGWQIDPQGLRWVLNRVYDRYQIPIMVVENGLGAEDRVEPDGSICDDYRIDYLKQHIEQMREAVKDGVDLRGYTTLGPIDLVSASTGEMKKRYGFIYVDLQDNGSGTLERRKKKSFDWYKQVIASNGEDLTVSL
- a CDS encoding PTS lactose/cellobiose transporter subunit IIA, translating into MEIETMTMQLIVNSGDARSRAMEAIALAKKGEIGAAREKLEESRKFLTQAHQFQTDLIQEEADGNIKSVSLLTAHSQDHLMNAITVSDMAGEFVDLYEMIFHKKGAD